tcatatcaaTCATTATTTATTTAGGCATACAAAGTTCAAATAAACGGAGAGAGTATAAAATCTAGTTCAAACTTACGTACGGTAGAtagaatatgttgttgttttgttgAAATCTAGgtaatagttaaaaataaagttgTTGTAGTCATGAAATTATCTCTTGCTATAGTACGTACAATAATCCAATAGAGCTGGATCCAAGATGACTTATCAAGTTGGGTAtagattatttatacatattaagtgaattttttttaaaatatttaaattaaagcTATTAAATTCTACTGTATGTCACTGTAACTCATGAGCTAGATCCGCTCATGATCTCTTAGCTAGctctttttctgaaaaaaaaaagagaatccTCCGTGAATCAGTCagctttatttattaatatatatatactcaagTTGGATCTACCCTTTTGCTTGGTTTAAAGTAATTAAGCACTTAAAATTTGTGATTCTCAATTatcttaataaattaattagttaatagaAGAGGTGACAATGttgttaattatatatattaactcCAATTAGAAATATGAATAGAGCATTCATATACATATGACATAAATATGACAATgcacattttttttattgacatgaggagaaaagaaaaataaaaacatttgcCACAAAATAGACTTCTATATATTGTGAAGTACAAAAAGTACATTAGGAAATACAAAGAGGAGCTTCTTTCAGGCTACAAAGGGAACGCGAAGTTACCCTGCACACAATAGAATTTATCCTTATAGAAGAAATTCATAGCTAGGACATTGATaataagtaaaacaaaataaaattcaaaaatacttaAATCAAACTATGTAGTAGTGTGACAAAATGAGGATTTATATAGTTGATCCCAACTTATTTGGTACTGAAGCGTACTTAgtaattgttgttgttttttgttcAATTAGGACACTGAAAGCCAGATGGATCTTTTTTGTCACAAAGATTAAGAAGAAGGCTCACAGAAAGAGGGACATTAAGGTTAATCCCAAGAATATTTGCTTTAATGGCAGTGCAAAGACAAACAGCAGCCTCAAGATCAGCAAGTCCTTGAATGAGAGAGCAACAAGGTTTCTTTGAAGGATTTCCAACTACAATTCCAAGTAAATTTCCAAGAACATTAGCACAAACACCTAATTTTAGTGCATCTATAGGGCACTTTCCTTTCGAGCTAGGGCTCGGGGTTGGCtttggtgttggtgttggtgttggtgttggcTTTGGCGTTGGTGTTGGCTTTGGCgttggtgttggtgttggcTTTGGCTTTGGCTTTGGCTTTGGTTTAGGACTCGGGCAAGTGCCACATGCACTCACAAGAGTGAAAA
The genomic region above belongs to Solanum dulcamara chromosome 5, daSolDulc1.2, whole genome shotgun sequence and contains:
- the LOC129888530 gene encoding lipid transfer protein EARLI 1-like, producing the protein MGSKKTTSLALFLLVNLLFFTLVSACGTCPSPKPKPKPKPKPTPTPTPKPTPTPKPTPTPTPTPKPTPSPSSKGKCPIDALKLGVCANVLGNLLGIVVGNPSKKPCCSLIQGLADLEAAVCLCTAIKANILGINLNVPLSVSLLLNLCDKKDPSGFQCPN